Within the Gemmatimonadaceae bacterium genome, the region GTGTGCGTGTGCCCGCGGTGGTGCAGGAGGTAGCCCAGGTTGCCCATTCCTGAGCGTGACCCGGAGTAGGCAAGGTCTGCGTCCGGGAGTTCGGCGAGGACGACGGCGAGGAGGTAGGCGGTGCGTCGGAAGGAGGGCGGGGGGGTGGAGGTGGCGACGGGTTCGGCGTCGTTGGTTGAGGAGGCGCGCGTTGCGCGGGCCACGTGCTGGCAGGCGGCTTCGGCGAGGAGGGCGCCGGCGAGGGCGTGGGTGATGTTGTCCATGGAGGGGAGAACGGGTGAGGCGGGGGCGGGTGTTCAGCGTGGAAGCCCGCGACGTCCTCGCACGTCGCGGCCACCGCCTGGAAGTTGCCTCATCACGATGAGTAAGATACCCTCATCTGGATGACAACGCGCCTCCAGGTCCTCCTCGAAGACGACGAGTTGGCCGAGATCCGCCGATTCGCGAAGCTGCATCGCATGACGGTCGCCGAGTGGGTGCGGCAGGCGCTGCGTCGCGCGCGTCGCGATGAGTCCGCGGTCGATCCTAGGCGGAAGCTCGCGGCTGTGCGAGAGGCAAGCCGAGGGGAGTATCCCACGGGCGATATCCAGCAGATGCTCACGGAGATCAAGGGCGGGTACCTCGTCGATCCTCCGGAGTCCCGGTAGCGCTCGTGGTCTTCATCGACTCGAACATTCCGATGTACCCCGTCGGCGCGCCACATCCCAACAAGGACCGCGCACGACGTCTCCTCGAGGGTCACATTCGATTGGGAGACCGGCTCGTCACGGACACCGAGGTGCTCCAGGAGATTCTGCAGCGCTACGTGGCGATCAACCGTCGTGACGCGATCCAACCGGCTTTCGACGCGCTCCTCAATGTTGTCGATCACGTGTATCCCGTCGAAGTCGCGGACGTCGAGCGAGCGAAGGGACTCGTGCTTGGCGTGACGCCACTTTCGGCGCGAGATGCCGTGCACCTCGCGGTCATGCAGCGACACGGGATCGATCGCATCCTCACGTTTGACGCGGGCTTCGACCAGGTGGCGTGGGTCGAGCGTGTGGGCCGCTAGCGTTCGGGTCGAAGTCGTGTCGAGCTTCCACGTGGAGGACGAATGAATAGGGGACCCGAGGCATGACCCGCCCGCCGCGTCGTAACTCGCGCCGTCAGCTGCGCCGCCACCTGCGCCCTGTCACGCCCGCTCCGGACGTGTACGAAGTGCTCAATCTCCTCGCCGAGTACCGCGGAACACCGGAGGCGCAGCACCTGTTGCACATCATCGCCGAGCCGTTCTGGTCGAACGGGTCGTGGCGCGAACTGGACCCGCTGCTGCGCATGATCCAGGCGATGGCTGACGCAGGGCTGTTTTCCGCCGAGGAGCGGTTTTTCCTCGTTGGGCACCTCAGTGACGCGGTCGTCCCCTCGCGGGCCCGCGAGGACCCGCGCTTTCCCGAGGTTGAGCGCGAGATGCAGCAGGTGCGCGAA harbors:
- a CDS encoding type II toxin-antitoxin system VapC family toxin codes for the protein MVFIDSNIPMYPVGAPHPNKDRARRLLEGHIRLGDRLVTDTEVLQEILQRYVAINRRDAIQPAFDALLNVVDHVYPVEVADVERAKGLVLGVTPLSARDAVHLAVMQRHGIDRILTFDAGFDQVAWVERVGR